A single region of the Alosa alosa isolate M-15738 ecotype Scorff River chromosome 6, AALO_Geno_1.1, whole genome shotgun sequence genome encodes:
- the LOC125296451 gene encoding myeloid-associated differentiation marker-like protein 2, whose protein sequence is MDPHGGHYLNKAAVLSGLGIARMCQLLLGCTTMALVSHSAGYSADYGIYCMFVWCFCFAVTLVVFMMDVTRLHGCVPISWDNFTVSFAMLATLMYITASVVYPVYFLSSECPSEGCETRAYRISVTVCSSVCSFAYGAEVFLTRAKPGHVVGYMATLSGLLKVVQAFIACIIFGALANDTDYNKHIPTQYCVVVYSLCFSLTVIVVTLTVSGRTAALRIPFDRFVVIYTFMAMLLYLSAAVIWPVFSFDRKYGTPERPYNCPREHCPWDSKLVVAVFTQVNMILYFTDLVYSQRIRFVSPSSV, encoded by the coding sequence ATGGATCCACACGGTGGGCACTACCTGAACAAGGCCGCGGTGCTCTCTGGCCTGGGCATCGCCCGAATGTGCCAGCTGCTACTGGGCTGCACCACTATGGCTTTGGTGTCTCACAGCGCCGGCTACAGCGCCGACTATGGAATctactgcatgtttgtgtggtgcTTCTGCTTCGCCGTCACGCTGGTGGTCTTCATGATGGACGTGACGCGGCTGCACGGCTGCGTGCCCATCTCCTGGGACAACTTCACAGTGTCCTTCGCCATGCTGGCCACACTCATGTACATCACCGCCTCCGTGGTCTACCCCGTCTACTTCCTGTCCAGCGAGTGTCCGTCGGAGGGCTGCGAGACGCGCGCCTACCGCATCTCCGTCACCGTCTGCTCCAGTGTCTGCAGCTTCGCCTACGGCGCCGAGGTCTTCCTCACGCGGGCCAAGCCGGGCCACGTGGTGGGCTACATGGCCACGCTGAGTGGCCTGCTGAAGGTGGTGCAGGCCTTCATCGCCTGCATCATCTTCGGAGCGCTGGCCAACGACACCGACTACAACAAGCACATCCCTACGCAGTACTGCGTGGTGGTCTACAGCCTGTGCTTCTCGCTGACCGTCATCGTGGTGACACTGACCGTGTCGGGTCGCACGGCGGCACTGCGCATCCCCTTTGACCGCTTTGTGGTGATCTACACGTTCATGGCGATGCTGCTTTACCTCAGTGCTGCTGTGATCTGGCCAGTGTTCAGCTTCGACAGGAAGTATGGGACGCCAGAAAGGCCGTACAACTGTCCACGTGAACACTGTCCTTGGGACAGCAAGTTGGTTGTGGCAGTGTTCACCCAAGTCAACATGATCCTCTACTTCACCGACCTTGTCTACTCACAAAGGATCCGAtttgtctctccctcctcagtCTAG